One genomic segment of Cololabis saira isolate AMF1-May2022 chromosome 22, fColSai1.1, whole genome shotgun sequence includes these proteins:
- the rdh10a gene encoding retinol dehydrogenase 10-A translates to MMIIIAEFFVVILKVLWAFVTAGAKWVVRPKEKSVAGQVCVITGAGGGLGRLFAQEFARRRAILVLWDINSQSNEETAEMVRQIYHELDTPSPKDGPVGGVEEVPTFQPQVYTYVCDVGKRESVYSTAEKVRREVGEVDILINNAGVVSGHHLLECPDELIERTMVVNCHALFWTTKAFLPKMLELNHGHIVTVASSLGLFSTAGVEDYCASKFGAIGFHESLSHEIKASEKEGISMTLVCPYLVDTGMFKGCRIRKEIEPFLPPLKPEFCVKQSMRAILTDQPMICTPRIVYMVNFMKSILPFEAIVCMYRFLGADKCMYPFLAQRKEAMNNNEAKNGI, encoded by the exons ATGATGATAATCATCGCGGAGTTCTTCGTGGTTATCCTGAAGGTGCTCTGGGCGTTTGTGACGGCCGGAGCCAAGTGGGTGGTGCGGCCGAAGGAGAAGAGCGTGGCCGGCCAGGTGTGCGTGATCACCGGGGCCGGCGGCGGCCTCGGCCGCCTCTTCGCCCAGGAGTTCGCCCGCAGGCGAGCCATCCTCGTCTTATGGGACATAAACAGCCAAAGCAACGAGGAGACGGCGGAGATGGTGCGGCAGATTTACCACGAGTTAGACACTCCCAGCCCCAAAGACG GACCTGTCGGGGGTGTAGAGGAAGTCCCCACTTTCCAGCCTCAAGTCTACACCTATGTGTGTGACGTGGGGAAGCGTGAGAGTGTGTATTCCACGGCGGAGAAGGTGCGACGGGAGGTGGGAGAAGTGGACATACTGATCAACAATGCAGGTGTGGTCTCGGGCCACCACCTCCTGGAGTGTCCCGATGAGCTGATCGAGCGCACCATGGTGGTCAACTGCCACGCACTCTTCTGG ACCACCAAGGCGTTTCTCCCTAAGATGCTGGAGCTGAATCACGGTCACATTGTAACTGTTGCCAGCTCCCTCGGTTTATTCAGCACAGCTGGAGTGGAG GATTACTGCGCCAGTAAATTCGGTGCCATCGGGTTCCACGAGTCTCTGAGCCACGAGATTAAAGCCTCGGAGAAGGAGGGCATCAGCATGACCCTGGTGTGCCCTTACCTGGTCGACACGGGAATGTTCAAAGGTTGCAGGATAAG gAAGGAGATTGAGCCTTTCCTGCCTCCTCTGAAGCCAGAATTCTGCGTAAAACAATCCATGAGGGCCATCCTCACAGACCAGCCAATGATCTGTACGCCCCGCATCGTCTACATGGTTAACTTCATGAAAAG CATTCTGCCTTTTGAGGCCATCGTGTGCATGTATCGGTTCCTCGGCGCAGACAAGTGCATGTACCCTTTCCTAGCTCAGAGAAAGGAGGCAATGAACAACAATGAGGCCAAGAATGGGATCTAG
- the rpl7 gene encoding 60S ribosomal protein L7, with amino-acid sequence MADAEKKKVPAVPESLLKRRKAYATMKAMRVKKILAEKKVRKVTRKLIYKRAETYHKEYRQMYRREIRLARTARKVGNFYVPSEPKLAYVIRIRGINGVSPKVRKVLQLLRLRQIFNGVFVKLNKASINMLRIAEPYIAWGYPNLKSVRELIYKRGHGRMRKQRIALTDNALVEKALGKYGIICVEDLIHEIYTVGKNFKPANNFLWPFKLSSPRGGMNKKTKHFVEGGDAGNREDQINRMIRRMN; translated from the exons ATGGCGGACGCAGA AAAAAAGAAGGTGCCGGCGGTCCCCGAGAGCCTTTTGAAAAGGCGAAAGGCCTACGCCACCATGAAGGCCATGCGGGTGAAGAAGATCCTGGCGGAGAAGAAG GTCCGCAAGGTGACCAGGAAACTGATCTACAAGAGGGCCGAGACTTACCACAAGGAGTACAGGCAGATGTACAGGCGTGAAATCCGTCTGGCTCGTACTGCTCGCAAAGTGGGAAACTTCTATGTGCCATCTGAGCCCAAACTGGCCTATGTGATCAGAATCAGAGG TATCAATGGTGTCAGCCCAAAGGTCCGCAAAGTTCTGCAGCTTCTTCGTCTGCGTCAGATCTTCAACGGCGTATTTGTCAAACTGAACAAGGCTTCAATCAACATGCTCAGGATTGCAGAGCCTTACATTGCTTGGGG ATACCCCAACCTGAAGTCTGTGCGTGAGCTCATCTACAAGCGTGGACATGGGAGGATGAGGAAACAGCGCATTGCCCTCACAGATAACGCTCTGGTGGAGAAAGCCCTTG GCAAATACGGCATCATTTGTGTTGAGGACCTCATTCATGAGATCTACACAGTTGGCAAGAACTTCAAGCCCGCCAACAACTTCCTGTGGCCCTTCAAGCTGTCGTCACCTCGTGGTGGCATGAACAAGAAGACCAAGCACTTTGTTGAGGGAGGTGAtgctggcaacagggaggatcAGATCAACAGAATGATCCGAAGAATGAACTGA